The following coding sequences are from one Zalophus californianus isolate mZalCal1 chromosome 5, mZalCal1.pri.v2, whole genome shotgun sequence window:
- the MED7 gene encoding mediator of RNA polymerase II transcription subunit 7 — protein sequence MGEPQQVSALPPPPMQYIKEYTDENIQEGLAPKPPPPIKDSYMMFGNQFQCDDLIIRPLESQGIERLHPMQFDHKKELRKLNMSILINFLDLLDILIRSPGSIKREEKLEDLKLLFVHVHHLINEYRPHQARETLRVMMEVQKRQRLETAERFQKHLERVIEMIQNCLASLPDDLPHSEAGMRVKTEPMDADDSNNCTGQNEQQRENSGHRRDQIIEKDAALCVLIDEMNERP from the coding sequence ATGGGTGAGCCACAACAAGTGAGTGCTCTTCCACCACCTCCAATGCAGTACATCAAGGAATATACAGATGAAAATATTCAGGAAGGCCTAGCTCCCAAGCCTCCACCTCCAATAAAAGACAGTTACATGATGTTTGGCAATCAGTTCCAATGTGATGATCTTATTATCCGCCCTTTAGAAAGTCAGGGCATCGAACGGCTTCATCCTATGCAGTTTGATCACAAGAAGGAACTGAGAAAACTCAATATGTCTATTCTTATTAATTTCTTAGATCTCTTAGATATCTTGATAAGGAGTCCTGGGAGTATAAAACGAGAAGAGAAACTAGAAGATCTTAAGCTGCTTTTTGTACATGTGCATCATCTCATAAATGAATACCGACCCCACCAAGCAAGAGAGACATTGAGAGTCATGATGGAGGTGCAGAAACGTCAACGCCTTGAAACAGCTGAGAGGTTTCAGAAGCATCTGGAACGAGTCATTGAGATGATTCAGAATTGCTTGGCTTCTTTGCCTGATGATTTGCCTCATTCAGAAGCAGGGATGAGAGTAAAAACTGAACCAATGGATGCTGATGATAGCAACAATTGTACTGGACAGAatgaacaacaaagagaaaattcaggtCATAGGAGAGACCAGATTATAGAGAAAGATGCTGCCTTGTGTGTCCTAATtgatgaaatgaatgaaagaccatGA